From the genome of Salvelinus namaycush isolate Seneca chromosome 1, SaNama_1.0, whole genome shotgun sequence:
GCAATGAACTGGATTTAACCATGGCAGTTAATATGAACCATCATTAGGTGAGAAGAAATGGGTTGGAGGTAGTTATTCAGAGATTAAAAGTTTTCTTCTGGTCAGTTCATTGGAAGGAATAAAGAGGCCAAGACCTATACTATGTCAATGAAAAGTATCCATCCAAGTAGGTAAGTTTCCCTGACTCACGTGAAATGCATCTCATGATATGTCTATGTGAGAATGAATATCTGGAGAATATTTAGATGGAGGAAATTCTTACCATTTTGGGGTTGCCATCAGGTCCTGTACAGCCTGAAAAATAAATAGAGGGTGTGTTTAAAAGTTTTATCTCACATGTTTGGCGTCAAATTCTTCTCACCTCCACATCAACACATTTTGTTAACTGTTCCATTACAAATAAAGCCTGTAAACCATGATTTATGATTAATTTAAGGTTTCAAAGTACAGAAAGGTCTAATTTTCATATTGATAGGTACCTGCAAAATGACCCATAACCCATTCTTACCACAGGAGACCACACAAGTATCAGAGTAGGTGCTGAACAAGACGGTTTTAGATGGACAGAAGCAACCCTCCTTTGTCTTATTGGTCATTTGGGTTTGATTGTTCAAATACTTCTCATTATATCTGCATACAAAAGAGGTTTGGGATTATGCAGGAgataatttatttttaaaaaggCTCAAATTAAGGAAATTCATATAACATCCAATCAGACTGAAGCTTACCTTGTATTACATGTTGGTTCAACTGCTGGACCACATGGCATGTACACCTTAGTGGCTGGGCATGTATGCTCTGCAGGACAAAAATAGGTCACAGATATGCTAAACACCAGCAAAAACAATGTTTTAAGTAGCTGCCTATGACAAAAGTAGCTTCCTATGAATTTGTGGCATGACTACTATGCTTGGATTCATAGCTCACCACATTCTCCATCGGTGGACTTCCTCCAGTCAATGCAGATCCCtttatttgcacattcagatgcATACGCCTCCAGACTAGAGCAGCTAGAATTAGCATTGTAGCAGACATCTGATCTACAGGCCTGAATGAAGGCATCAGGAGAAACCGCTTTATGGCATTCCTCAAAGACCCTTTGAAATAAAATAACATAGAGAGTGATTTAAAGAGATGCATGGAGCGCAACCTTTAACTAGAAATGCCAATGGAACCGTACCTGTATTATGATAGAAAACAGGTGCAAATACAAGAAAATGAACATGACAGAAAATGTACATTACAATTAGGAAGTGAATTCTTATTGTGTTCTTGTTCCCTTTTTCAAACTTAGTTTGATATGTTCCTTACTTGCTGTTCATGATTTCACAAATGACTGTCTTGCAGGGGGTAGGGGATGTGCTTGGGGTTGCCGTGGCGGTAGTGGGTGGTGCTGTTGGAGGAGTTGGACAGTCCTGGTTTGGAATCAGCCACTGGCTAGCTGCGACTGAGCAGCTCTGTATCTGACCATTAGGTGACTGGCAGTCATTCTTCTGGGAATTATCACAGGTACCTTGAAAATATGGATATTAAGTAGGGTAAAACCTAGTTAGCAAGGACAAGTCATAGTTGTCGTAAGCAATTTCTATAGGTTGGTCTAGATAGGAGCATCTACTGAAAGTTTGAAACTGTGAAATGTTTATTGACCCTCTTTAATAATACTCACCACACTGGCCCTCTGTGATGCTTTGGAAGAGGGAGTAAGGAAGGTTGATGCTAAATGATGACCCCTTGTAAGACACCTGAACCTTAAGATCAGTGATCTCCAGCACAACCTCCACACCAGTACTTGTTAGAGCAATGTCACCCATTCTGTAAGCTGGGTAGATCCGTTTACTGTTGACATATACCTGCATTTGTGTAGAAATGAATACACATTTAGATGGTTGAGTCATGTGTTATCTTGAAAGTAGTAACATGACAATGTTAACCCTATATTTGGTTTTCATTTAGAGTTATGGGATTTAAATAAAGCATGATAACGCAGCAGCATCATTAAACAATTATGGATATTAATAAAAAGCAATCAGAATGATATTTTTTAAATAGTTACCACATTTTCTGTTGTTTCACCAGATCTCTGCTGGGTTAGAATCACTTCATAGGATTTGTAATGAATGATAAGGGACTGAGGACAGAATCCACTGTCAGCATTTCCACAGTAGTGGTTATCAACAATAATGGTAAGGTTGTATTTGAAGTTGATTTCTTTCACTAAGGTGTAGGAGCAGTTCTCCTGGAAATTGTAATATACTCCATCAAATGTCATGTAGTGAGATCCACCCCATCCACTGCATACACCTGCAACATGTTAAAATATGAGTTGATAATAATCTAAGCTATTGACAGAGGACACTGAAAACTAATGAGCAATAATGTCTTATTTTCATTCAGATTGTTGGGTTGTATGTTGTCACTTACATTCACATTCATATGTAAAGCAGCATCCAGTTGAATCATAGACCTTGACAGGTGGACGGCCATTCTCACACTGTAGTGGCTCCACTGGCTTGCATTTTACTGGTAGCTGGACAACAATGCTGTCCTGGCATATTGCTGTGGTACAGCTATTCAGCTGCCAAGATTCTCCATTCTGCCATTGATTTGATAAGGGAAAGCAATTactcaaacatgcacacacagggTTGAACATACAAGCATTATACCACAAAGACAAATATACCCATTCACCCATTTTATTATTAAAAACCATATTAAAAATACCTTTCTTGGTGGCTGAACGCTAGTGCAGTCTGGGGAGGATTGAGTTGTTGGTGGTGTGTTCGTGGTCTCTTCTGACGTTGTGGGAGAAACAGTGGGTGGTGTAGAGGAAGGACATGGATTTGATTCCACTTCAACTTGGCACGTTGCTTTGCAGTAGGCCGTGAAGCACCACCCTGAAGCATCGGTCACATTATACACTAGGTTCCCTGATTGTTGAGAAAGGCAAGTGTTAGAACATTTCATTTTGCAAATGAAAGTTAATTGAAAGATTAGTGAAATGTAAGTTATTTTGATTGTCTGAATGACATTTATaacatgttacctggtagatacTGTGTCCCATTAACATTGCAAATGCACTGGCTGGTGGTGACTGCTTGTGATGTTGGTGTAATAATCACTTGTGGCGATGCTGAAGGATTTCTtgttgttgataatgggcctgTGATGACAACTGGCTCTGTTGTTTCTGAACTTGTTGCTGAAGGCTGTGATGTTGAACTTGAAGTTACAATTATATAAGTTGTAGACGATGTAGTTGGGCCAGTGGTGACTTCTTTGGGTGGCtttgtggatgtagatggaataGACTCTgttgtggtttcttcaactgttgtagttccacctgtggtaggtgTAATTTCCTCTGCATTTGTGGTGGGTGCCtttgttgttgtggttgaaaTCATTGGACTGGAAGTAATGCcaactggccctgttgtttcttcccctgttgatgtgggctgtggtgttgaggtagaggtttcaacacttacggtggtggaagtggttgttgggccagtggtgactcctttaggtggcactgtggatgtagatggaatggtctccgctgtggtttcttcaactgttgtagttccacctgtggtaggtgtaattacctctgcagttgttgtggttgaagtcgtgggattggaagtaatgccaactggccctgttgtttcctcacctgttgatgtgggctgtggtgttgaggtagaggtttcaacacttacggtggtggaagtggttgttgggccagtggtgactcctttaggtggcactgtggatgtagatggaatggtctccgttgtggattcttcaactgttgtagttccacctgtggtaggtgtaattacctctgcagttgttgtggttgaagtcgtgggattggaagtaatgccaactggccctgttgtttcttcacctgttgatgtgggctgtggtgttgaggtagaggtttcaacacttacggtggtggaagtggttgtttgGCCAGTGGTGACTCCTTTAggtggcactgtggatgtagatggaatggtctccgttgtggtttcttcaactgttgtagttaaacctgtggtaggtgtaattacctctgcagttgttgtggttgaagtcgtgggattggaagtaatgccaactggccctgttgtttcttcacctgttgttgtgggctgtgatgttgaggtagacgtttcaacaattacagtggtGGCAGTGGTTGCTGGGCCAGAggtgacttctttaggtggcactgtggatgtagatggaatggtctccgttgtggtttcttcaactgttgtagttccacctgtggtaggtgtaattacctctgcagttgttgtggttgaagtcgtgggattggaagtaatgccaactggccctgttgtttcttcacctgttgttgtgggctgtgatgttgaggtagacgtttcaacaattacagtggtggcagtggttgttgggccagtggtgacttctttaggtggcactgtggatgtagatggaatggtctccgctgtggtttcttcaactgttgtagttccacctgtggtaggtgtaattacctctgcagttgttgtggttgaagtcgtgggattggaagtaatgccaactggccctgttgtttcttcacctgttgatgtgggctgtggtgttgaggtagaggtttcaacacttacggtggtggaagtggttgttgggccagtggtgactcctttaggtggcactgtggatgtagatggaatggtctccgttgtggattcttcaactgttgtagttccacctgtggtaggtgtaattacctctgcagttgttgtggttgaagtcgtgggattggaagtaatgccaactggccctgttgtttcttcacctgttgttgtgggctgtgatgttgaggtagacgtttcaacaattacagtggtggcagtggttgctgggccagtggtgacttctttaggtggcactgtggatgtagatggaatggtctccgctgtggtttcttcaactgttgtagttccacctgtggtaggtgtaattacctctgcagttgttgtggttgaagtcgtgggattggaagtaatgccaactggccctgttgtttcttcacctgttgatgtgggctgtggtgttgaggtagaggtttcaacacttacggtggtggaagtggttgttgggccagtggtgactcctttaggtggcactgtggatgtagatggaatggtctccgttgtggatccttcaactgttgtagttccacctgtggtaggtgtaattacctctgcagttgttgtggttgaagtcgtgggattggaagtaatgccaactggccctgttgtttcttcacctgttgatgtgggctgtggtgttgaggtagaggtttcaacacttacggtggtggaagtggttgttgggccagtggtgactcctttaggtggcactgtggatgtagatggaatggtctccgttgtggatccttcaactgttgtagttccacctgtggtaggtgtaattacctctgcagttgttgtggttgaagtcgtgggattggaagtaatgccaactggccctgttgtttcttcacctgttgatgtgggctgtggtgttgaggtagaggtttcaacacttacggtggtggaagtggttgttgggccagtggtgactcctttaggtggcactgtggatgtagatggaatggtctccgttgtggattcttcaactgttgtagttccacctgtggtaggtgtaattacctctgcagttgttgtggttgaagtcgtgggattggaagtaatgccaactggccctgttgtttcttcacctgttgttgtgggctgtgatgttgaggtagacgtttcaacaattacagtggtggcagtggttgctgggccagtggtgacttctttaggtggcactgtggatgtagatggaatggtctccgctgtggtttcttcaactgttgtagttccacctgtggtaggtgtaattacctctgcagttgttgtggttgaagtcgtgggattggaagtaatgccaactggccctgttgtttcttcacctgttgatgtgggctgtggtgttgaggtagaggtttcaacacttacggtggtggaagtggttgttgggccagtggtgactcctttaggtggcactgtggatgtagatggaatggtctccgttgtggatccttcaactgttgtagttccacctgtggtaggtgtaattacctctgcagttgttgtggttgaagtcgtgggattggaagtaatgccaactggccctgttgtttcttcacctgttgatgtgggctgtggtgttgaggtagaggtttcaacacttacggtggtggaagtggttgttgggccagtggtgactcctttaggtggcactgtggatgtagatggaatggtctccgttgtggatccttcaactgttgtagttccacctgtggtaggtgtaattacctctgcagttgttgtggttgaagttgtgggattggaagtaatgccaactggccctgttgtttcttcaccttttgttgtgggctgtgatgttgaggtagacgtttcaacaattacagtggtggcagtggttgttgggccagtggtgacttctttaggtggcactgtggatgtagatggaatggtctccgttgtggatccttcaactgttgtagttccacctgtggtaggtgtaattacctctgcagttgttgtggttgaagtcgtgggattggaagtaatgccaactggccctgttgtttcttcacctgttgatgtgggctgtggtgttgaggtagaggtttcaacacttacggtggtggaagtggttgttgggccagtggtgactcctttaggtggcactgtggatgtagatggaatggtctccgttgtggatccttcaactgttgtagttccacctgtggtaggtgTAATTTCCTCTGCATTTGTGGTGGGTGCCtttgttgttgtggttgaagttgtgggattggaagtaatgccaactggccctgttgtttcttcacctgttgatgtgggctgtgatgttgaggTAGACGTTTCAACACTTacggtggtggaagtggttgttgggccagtggtgacttctttaggtggcactgtggatgtagatggaatggtctccgttgtggtttcttcaactgttgtagttccacctgtggtaggtgtaattacctctgcagttgttgtggttgaagtcgtgggattggaagtaatgccaactggccctgttgtttcttcacctgttgatgtgggctgtggtgttgaggtagaggtttCAACACTTACGGTGGTTGAAGTGGTTGTTTGGCCAGTGGTGACTCCTTTAggtggcactgtggatgtagatggaatggtctcagttgtggtttcttcaactgttgtagttccacctgtggtaggtgtaattacctctgcagttgttgtggttgaagtcgtgggattggaagtaatgccaactggccctgttgtttcttcacctgttgatgtgggctgtggtgttgaggtagaggtttcaacaattacggtggtggaagtggttgttgggccagtggtgactcctttaggtggcactgtggatgtagatggaatggtctccgttgtggattcttcaactgttgtagttccacctgtggtaggtgtaattacctctgcagttgttgtggttgaagtcgtgggattggaagtaatgccaactggccctgttgtttcttcacctgttgatgtgggctgtggtgttgaggtagaggtttcaacacttacggtggtggaagtggttgttgggccagtggtgactcctttaggtggcactgtggatgtagatggaatggtctccgttgtggattcttcaactgttgtagttccacctgtggtaggtgtaattacctctgcagttgttgtggttgaagtcgtgggattggaagtaatgccaactggccctgttgtttcttcacctgttgttgtgggctgtgatgttgaggtagacgtttcaacaattacagtggtggcagtggttgttgggccagtggtgacttctttaggtggcactgtggatgtagatggaatggtctccgctgtggtttcttcaactgttgtagttccacctgtggtaggtgtaattacctctgcagttgttgtggttgaagtcgtgggattggaagtaatgccaactggccctgttgtttcttcacctgttgatgtgggc
Proteins encoded in this window:
- the LOC120052703 gene encoding intestinal mucin-like protein, which translates into the protein MISTTTTKAPTTNAEEITPTTGGTTTVEETTTESIPSTSTKPPKEVTTGPTTSSTTYIIVTSSSTSQPSATSSETTEPVVITGPLSTTRNPSASPQVIITPTSQAVTTSQCICNVNGTQYLPGNLVYNVTDASGWCFTAYCKATCQVEVESNPCPSSTPPTVSPTTSEETTNTPPTTQSSPDCTSVQPPRKNGESWQLNSCTTAICQDSIVVQLPVKCKPVEPLQCENGRPPVKVYDSTGCCFTYECECVCSGWGGSHYMTFDGVYYNFQENCSYTLVKEINFKYNLTIIVDNHYCGNADSGFCPQSLIIHYKSYEVILTQQRSGETTENVVYVNSKRIYPAYRMGDIALTSTGVEVVLEITDLKVQVSYKGSSFSINLPYSLFQSITEGQCGTCDNSQKNDCQSPNGQIQSCSVAASQWLIPNQDCPTPPTAPPTTATATPSTSPTPCKTVICEIMNSKVFEECHKAVSPDAFIQACRSDVCYNANSSCSSLEAYASECANKGICIDWRKSTDGECEHTCPATKVYMPCGPAVEPTCNTRYNEKYLNNQTQMTNKTKEGCFCPSKTVLFSTYSDTCVVSCGCTGPDGNPKMPGDTWESGCQQCTCDMDSMIVQCQPITCTTPAIPICNETGYRLVNKTEGCCQKYTCECDALLCPKVMMDCQPGWEAIISTSISSCCPEYTCVPKSVCVYNNIEYQPGAEVPKGTCENCTCSSIMDPSTKLNNIVCTNISCDTKCSQGFQYQSIPGQCCGKCVQTSCVVTMPDKTKQTIQVNETWSPPGGKCVKYTCEETGGQYIPVEVKTVCPAFSPENCVPGTEKTDANGCCKTCTERSNVCEMKYTTTSIVISGCATAEPVEINSCSGNCGTSSMYSAEANTMMHYCSCCQEATTSQKEVELMCPDGSKVKHSYIHVESCGCHVTDCDAGTTAAPGTTRQRRRRR